The genomic window ATATTATGCAACCTGGCGTGTTTTGTGGGTTTACACCCGTTTCGGTAGTCCCCGAACCTGAAACCCGACAATATGCGGCAAAGTATGCTCCTGTTTGTTGCTGCAATATGCTTATCTTTATTGCTAAAATGGGGTATTGTATTGTGCTAAAAAATGCCCTTGTAGCTGATGTTATTGTTATTTTTGCTCAAGTTATGCAGCTGAAATATGCTCCTTGTATCTGCCGAACCATGTACTATTGTATTGTACTGAAATTTGTCAAGTTATGCTACTGAAATATGCTCTTTTTGCTGCTGAAATGTTATTCTTTGTTGCTACTATGTCTGCCGATTTCCCCGTGGGTTTAGAAAATCCGACGgatttgggaggggggggggggggtagttgtTAGGAAGTTTACGTAAAGTGGTACGTAGCTCTTCATAGATGTAGGATTTTCGCGGCGGCTCGGAGGCAGCCGGTAGGTGTGCATGTGCGGAAGATGGGTGTGGTAGCCACCCATTTGCGTTGATGGAAAATGGCACGCCACCAACAAAAATTGTGACTAGTCATTTCTCCACTAGTGCATAAATGCTCGTGTATACGTTGGCTGATTGTGCCTCGGTTTTCTCTAATACGAGATGCAATGGAAAATGTGCGAAATGCAAACTACACAAATTATATTGAAGCAAGTGGTGCTTTAGAACCGGATCAGCATATGTTTTAAGCCAAACTGTATCATGATTTCATTATGGAGGAAGTCATCCAAATTGAATCAATTCTGTTTCAGAAAACAAAACACAATTGAGGGTGATGGATGCTGTTTCATGGGCCAAGAAGATAGCTGCTTCCGACATTTGGCCCAGCCGAACCCTCCGAAGCAGCTCGCCCCCCATTCCTCGCCCCCACTCACTCCACCACGGACCAAaccctcgccgccgtcgcccccctTTTCCCCTCCACCGGCGGCCATGGACCCGATGATCGGCGTCAGCAGGAGCGACATGCTCGCCGGCTTGGAGCGCGACGGCTTGGACCCGGGGACGCTGGACGCCGGCACAAACCTGCTGCtccacgtcgtgtacgactacctcccGGACCCGCCCGTCTCCCCCACCGCCACCCTCTCGCTCGCCGGCGCGTCCTGGGTCCCCGACGGCGTCGACCGCATCAGCTGCCTCCCCGATGTGGTCCTCCGCGACATCATCTCCCGCCTCCCCGCCAAGGACGCCGCGCGCACCGCCGCCCTCGCCTCGCGCTGGCGCCCCCTTTGGCGCTCGGTGCCCCTCACTCTCGTCGACAGCCACCTGCTCCcggacggcggcgcgcgcgggcagCTCGTCATCGGCGCTCCCTCTCCCCGCGCCGTCACCGCCGCGGTGTCCCGCGTCCTCGCGGCGCACCCGGGCCCCTTCCGCTGCGTCCACCTCACCCGCACCACCATGGAGGAGCACCGGGGCGAGATGTCGCGCTGGCTCGACATCCTCGTCGCCAAGGGGGTCCAGGAACTCATCTTTGTCAACCGGCCTTGGCCGATAGACCTGCGCCTCCCCGCCACGCTTTTCAGCTGCTCCACCCTCACCCGCCTCTACCTCGGCGTCTGGAGGCTGCCGGACACCGCTGCCGTGCCGCGCGGCGCCAGATTCCCCAATCTCAAGGAGCTCGGTCTGTGCTTCTGTGTCATGGAGGACCGTGATCTGGCCTTCATGCTTGAAAGAAGCCCCGTCCTGGAGTTCCTCGTCCTCATGGGAAGCCAGACCGGAGTGCGCCTCCGCCTCGTCAGCCAAAGCCTGCGGTGTCTTCAGCTGGGCTTTACCTGCTTGGAGGACATCGAAGTGGTGGATGCCCCTCGCCTGGAGAGGCTCTTCCAGCGGGACACCGACGTTACTGAGGGCGACACTGCCACGATCAAGATTGGGCGTGCACCTAACCTGCGTGTGCTGGGATATCTTCAGCCAGGAGAGCAAGAGCTGGAGGTCTGCGTGGTACGATCCTAATTAAATTTGCATGCGTACCTGTGATGCACGATTAATAATGCCAATCTATGAATGACTTAGTTCCTTGGGTGCATTGCAGGCTGGGAGCAAGGAGAAGATTGCCCTTAGTGTGCAGATATTGGCCATAGAGGTGCGATTCGGTGTTCGTAGTGCTGTCAAGAAAGTGCCAGGCTTTCTCAGATGCTTCCCTAACCTGGAGACGCTCCATGTCCAGGTAAAATTGGTTAACTTAACTAGATACGTATGCTTGCTGCATTGGCAATTTTGCAGTACTAGTTAGTGCCTACATATCTAGCATGGTCAGAACTATGAATGAAGCAGCTTAATTATATGTCCTGAACTATGTATGCGTCGATTTCATCTGCAGTCCCGCATCGATGAAGAGCCCAATGGCAAGGTCAATCTGAAGTTCTGGCAGGAGGGCGGTCCCATGAAATGCGTCGTGCAGAGCATCAAGAAGGTGTTTTTCTACGAGTTCCAGGGGTTGAGAAGCGAGGTTGCTTTCCTCAAGTTCATCGCGGAGAGAGGTCGGGTGCTGGAGCAGATGGTTGTTGTGGTGGCCAGTGAGTGTTTCTCCTCAGGGGACAATGTGAATGCGAAGCTGAAGCCTCTGATCAGTGCAAAATGGAGCAACAAAGCTTGCAAAGTAGAGCTTTTCAAGAGCCCACTCGACAACGTGGGAGGTCCAGCTTACTGCCACGAAATAGCTTCGGATTTTGAGGTTGCtgatccttttgatctcaactACTACTATGAAGCAGAAAGGATCTCTCTGTAAGGTAATTAGTAGTACCCTGCCTCTTGCCTCTTGCCTCTTGCCTCTTGTGCTGCAAGACTACTGTTACTATTGGGACCTGAATTTCTGCATGATGATGTTGTTTTGCCAAGTCAAGTCTTGTGTGGTAGCAGTTCGAATTAGACAAAATATTGGCACACCAGTTTCTATGTCTGTTCCTTTGAAAGTCTGTTCAGTGAGCCTTCACCTTATTCTGCGTTAAAGGGCAAAGGACTGACGAACGGCTAATATATGTATCCAATCATCATGTTTTCCCAAAATTTATAAAACATGCACCAGTTATTGTAGTCAGTGGCATTGCATAGCAATTGCCAAGGACTCTTTTGTAAATCAATATGCTGCCTTCTGTAAAAATATGGTATGCCACTCTTGAAAAAAAAATCCTGCagattttttcatgttttttttagTTTATTATTTGGAGGAATACCAGGACTTAATGAGTTCTTTTGTCAAAGGAATATTTCAACATTATTCAGTATAgtatatttttacactcattcgtGTTGGGCTGGGATACTTAATTTTCATTTGTTTTTCCTGTATTTTCTTGTTCCTGATGTCCAAAGAGTAGAGCCACGTAAATGAGAGCTCCTTTTTCTTTTAGTGGTATCACCACATTTTATTAGATAATAGCATAACTTGGGATACAATATCAGGGGGGTCTAACAGCCACAGATGGCGCCCGAGTTGCAATGGCAAGGCAGCTTTAGCTAAATTATGTGCTTCTAGATTTGAATCTCTTCCTACATGCTCCACACATGCATCCTCAAAGAGCCTCATTCTATCTTTGATATCATTGATGATAATAGAACTAGGCCCCTTATACTATGACTGTAGGTGATTCAGCGTCGCCTTACAGTCCGTCAGAACTTGAATTTTCATAACATTTAGATCCTCTGCAACAGTGGAAGCTTCTCTTACTGCCAAACCTTCCAAGACTTCAGGTTCGTTCATTCCCTGAAAAACCAACGCCGACGCCCCAACGTAGTTCCCGTCATGATCTCGACAAACTGTTGATATTGATCCCCTTGTCTCATCCCTGAGTATCGCCGCATCAACATGGATTTTATGAAAGCTCTCAGCATCTTctccccttttattttttttccgaTGGTCTCAGCATCTTCTCCTAACAGAATGTGGAGGAGATTGTTGGGCAGTAGTATTGACCTTCTTTCGTGGAATAAGTGACAGATCAGTCAGATAGCTTACTTTCTTGCAGATGGGACAAATATTATCCGTTTCAGCCATATTCCTGTGATTCCACACATCTTCTGTTGGAATGGAATTCCTTACTTGTTTCTTTGGTGTTTGAATGTGCACTTGTGTTTTCCAACCGATCCTCCCTAGTCCTGAAGAAAATGCCCAACTACTTTTTTTTTTACGAATAAGAAAATGCCCAACTTGGCTTAATTAACTCGCTGTCCTGATGCACCACAATATCTTTGTATGGTGTCTTTCATGGTATTGGCCGCCTCAACATTTGCTTTAAACATCAGCAGACAAGCAGCGGCGAAGAGTAGATGGTTCACCttcacattttcatccgagcttcGTGCCTTCAATGAGCAAGATAAACCTTCTGCTGCAATCAGGAATAAATAAGGTGATGTGGGATCACTTTGGCGGAATCCCCGTGTATTCGACATCTTTGAAATTTTTGAAACGAAACTTGAACTTGAAAAGAATAATGAAGAAACTAAAAAgaaaccaaaaaaaaaaaaactggtgCAGGAACccaaaggttcccaaaaccaggtCTTGTGGGACGTGTAGGAACCTCAAGTGGGCCGGCCCACATACCTGGTCGCTCGTTGTGCTCACTGCGTTTAAATAGCAACAAAGGACTCTGCCTGCCACGCGGCACGGCTCCGACTCCGACTCCAATTCAGTGGGTTCGGCTCAGGTGCAGGGGTCACCGCACCTATTATGGTGCAGGCCCAATGAGCACATGCCACGTATGTTTGTAGGCCCAAGCAATTAATTAATTCATTCTTTAATTAATCCTTCAATGGATCGCTTTCCTGCCAAACTCTCTGTACTATATCTAACTTATTTGTTGTTTATTCTCTCTGCTGCAATTCCAAACTTGCAAATCTCTTATGAAATAGTTTGGATTGTTTATTCTCTGTTGCAAATCTCCATCGCTGTTTGTCCATGCAGCAGCTAAATAGCTAATCTTCATCGGCCAGGACGTGTGCGTGCTCGAGGACCCTACGAGACCTAGGTTACGGTACGGCATGCTTGCTAACCCGCTCGTTGTGCTCTGAACAATCTTGCCGTCAGACAATCAAAAGTACTGGCCGGCTGGAATCTGATCTGACGAGAAAACAACGTGATGGATCATTTGATCAATACCATCGAAGAGTGTGTGCTCACGTCGACGGCATGTAAAAGTGCCTGCATGCCCTGAGCAGTGAGCACATGCCCATCAAAAGATGCAGCACGTTGTAGTCGCGAAGATTGGAGTATTAGGGAAGTTCGTCCAGATGTGTGCTGGGTGAAGACGGCGGAGGTCGTCATGACAGGAGTATCTTGCCGTGTGATCCGACCTGTTTGCATGGAATTGAAGAGAGGATGGAGATTAATCGAAAGATTAAAAGAGTTAATAATGAAGTACGGGCCTACTAGCACACGTGGAATGCATTGATTGGGCCTGCACCATAATAGGTGCGGTGAACCCTGCACCTGTTCTTTCTTCAGCTGGCCCTTTGCTCTGCATACACAGATTCGGCGGCATCCATGGCAGCGGTACTGCCGCCGTGGCCGcacccggcggcggcgacggagaccCACGTCCGTTTCTGCGGGAAAGACAGCATCTCAGTCGAGCCCAAGCCGAGCGGCCAGCCGTGCTCCGTGCGCCTCCGCAGCGACCTGATCCTGTCCCACGAGCTGCGCGGCGTCGGCGGCCGTTACTTCGGCGTGGCCACCGACCGCGTCGCCAGGGCGCTCGACCACCGGGTACGGGTCCGCGACTCCGCCGTCCTCCGCAGCCTGGACGCCTGCAGCGAACTCATCCACAGTATGCTCGCCGAGGCGCCGGCGACCGCCGAGTACGACCTCGCCGCCGACAACTGGATGGATTCCTCCACCGACCGCACGCCCCTCGACATAGTCATCGCCATCGTCGAGTACGTCCGCGAGGAGATCGAGTACGTCCGCGAGGAGTACGCCCGCGAGAAGATCGAGTACGTTGCCCCGAGCCTCCACTTCGACGTCCACATGCCCGAGCTCCGGGTAACCCTGGTCTACAGCGAGCCCAAGGCGCCCCTCCTCGCGTGCaaagaggccgccgccgccgccgcgaagacCGAGGCTGTCGGTGCTCCGGTGACGGGCCGAAAGCGCCGCCGTGAGTCCGGCGAGCCGTGCGCCATCTGCATGGTGGACGAGGATGCCAGCTGGGACGAGGAGACCGTCGCGCTGCCGTGCTCCCATGCCTTCCACACTGGGTGCATCCTGACGTGGTTCCACCGGGCGCCGACGTGCCCGACGTGCCGGTGTGACATCATGGAGTGCTTCAGCTTCGTCAGATCGTCGGCGCCGCCGGAGCAGTTCACGGATGACGTGGCCGAAGAGGAGCTCGATCGCGTCATAGGCTTCTTAGCCCATGGCGAGCAGCTCGTCGGCCCCGCGGACACAGATGAGCAGCAGCTCATAGATTCCGATCCCGAAGAGGAAGAGTTTATAGATATATAGCTGGATTGGATATGAGCAGAACGGTCCGCACATCATGTACTGAATCCACCATGTGATCGATACCGATTTTTTTCTTCTAAACATTTGTTTTACTAAATCAATTGTTTCTTATCAAACCTGGGAAATATCATGCATGTAGTATACTGTTACACAATCACATAGCAATTTCATACCAGCTTTACATACTATGATCATTTTGCCCTGGTATACATGGCAATTTTGGTATTATTCGCGTGGCAGTTTACTACACTAGTTCTTGGCAAATATTTAGCATCCAACATTGAAAATTGTTACTAAATTAGCACTTACGCATTTTTAAACAAAAATTGTGATGGCCAAAAAATATGGTTGTCAATTGCAATTCCGTTCTTTTTCACCTGGACTG from Triticum aestivum cultivar Chinese Spring chromosome 3B, IWGSC CS RefSeq v2.1, whole genome shotgun sequence includes these protein-coding regions:
- the LOC123066398 gene encoding putative FBD-associated F-box protein At5g56440 isoform X1, whose protein sequence is MDPMIGVSRSDMLAGLERDGLDPGTLDAGTNLLLHVVYDYLPDPPVSPTATLSLAGASWVPDGVDRISCLPDVVLRDIISRLPAKDAARTAALASRWRPLWRSVPLTLVDSHLLPDGGARGQLVIGAPSPRAVTAAVSRVLAAHPGPFRCVHLTRTTMEEHRGEMSRWLDILVAKGVQELIFVNRPWPIDLRLPATLFSCSTLTRLYLGVWRLPDTAAVPRGARFPNLKELGLCFCVMEDRDLAFMLERSPVLEFLVLMGSQTGVRLRLVSQSLRCLQLGFTCLEDIEVVDAPRLERLFQRDTDVTEGDTATIKIGRAPNLRVLGYLQPGEQELEVCVAGSKEKIALSVQILAIEVRFGVRSAVKKVPGFLRCFPNLETLHVQSRIDEEPNGKVNLKFWQEGGPMKCVVQSIKKVFFYEFQGLRSEVAFLKFIAERGRVLEQMVVVVASECFSSGDNVNAKLKPLISAKWSNKACKVELFKSPLDNVGGPAYCHEIASDFEVADPFDLNYYYEAERISL
- the LOC123066398 gene encoding F-box/FBD/LRR-repeat protein At1g13570 isoform X2, with the translated sequence MDPMIGVSRSDMLAGLERDGLDPGTLDAGTNLLLHVVYDYLPDPPVSPTATLSLAGASWVPDGVDRISCLPDVVLRDIISRLPAKDAARTAALASRWRPLWRSVPLTLVDSHLLPDGGARGQLVIGAPSPRAVTAAVSRVLAAHPGPFRCVHLTRTTMEEHRGEMSRWLDILVAKGVQELIFVNRPWPIDLRLPATLFSCSTLTRLYLGVWRLPDTAAVPRGARFPNLKELGLCFCVMEDRDLAFMLERSPVLEFLVLMGSQTGVRLRLVSQSLRCLQLGFTCLEDIEVVDAPRLERLFQRDTDVTEGDTATIKIGRAPNLRVLGYLQPGEQELEAGSKEKIALSVQILAIEVRFGVRSAVKKVPGFLRCFPNLETLHVQSRIDEEPNGKVNLKFWQEGGPMKCVVQSIKKVFFYEFQGLRSEVAFLKFIAERGRVLEQMVVVVASECFSSGDNVNAKLKPLISAKWSNKACKVELFKSPLDNVGGPAYCHEIASDFEVADPFDLNYYYEAERISL